A single Atribacterota bacterium DNA region contains:
- the dtd gene encoding D-aminoacyl-tRNA deacylase encodes MRAVIQRVSKASVKVDNQIVSEIDSGMVVLLGVKKGDTKEDAEILAKKTVNLRIFSDKEDKMNLSLSDISGKVIVVSQFTLYANCKKGRRPSFIEAALPEEADILYKYYIQKIENENIIVKTGIFQAMMQVEIINEGPVTIVLDSDKL; translated from the coding sequence ATGCGAGCAGTTATCCAGAGAGTTAGCAAAGCATCGGTGAAAGTGGACAATCAAATAGTTTCAGAGATAGATAGCGGTATGGTTGTTTTGTTAGGAGTAAAAAAAGGTGATACAAAGGAAGATGCAGAAATACTTGCAAAGAAAACTGTAAATCTAAGAATATTCTCTGACAAAGAGGATAAAATGAATCTGTCATTATCGGATATTAGCGGTAAGGTTATCGTTGTTTCACAATTCACATTATATGCTAATTGTAAAAAGGGAAGAAGACCGAGTTTTATCGAGGCAGCACTTCCTGAAGAGGCAGATATTCTTTATAAATATTATATTCAAAAAATAGAAAATGAAAATATTATTGTAAAAACAGGAATATTTCAAGCAATGATGCAGGTAGAAATAATAAATGAAGGTCCTGTAACAATTGTTTTAGATAGTGATAAATTATAG
- the ahcY gene encoding adenosylhomocysteinase: protein MEYEINDINLAQKGEKRIIWAKNQMPVLGIIKHNLEQRKPFRKIKIAACLHVTTETANLMIALKSGGAEIALCASNPLSTQDDVAASLVKDYRIPVFAIRGIDKDGYYHHIESVLDIKPNITMDDGADLVSTIHTNRTDLISGIIGGTEETTTGVIRLRGMENEQTLQYPVIAINDALTKHLFDNRYGTGQSTIDGLLRATNILLAGKVFVVCGYGWCARGIASKAKGMGARVIITEINPLKALEAVMDGFEVVPIEKAAKIGDIFITSTGNKDVINSKSILSMKDGAILANAGHFNVEIDITSLEEISLSKTEVRDNVMLYNLKNDKKIYLLAEGRLLNLSAAEGHPASVMDMSFANQALSIEYLVSKNKGMLKGVYPVPTDIDEKVALLKLQSMGIKIDKLTSAQKKYLSGWREGT from the coding sequence ATGGAATACGAAATTAATGACATAAATTTAGCACAAAAAGGGGAAAAAAGAATAATCTGGGCAAAAAATCAGATGCCGGTATTAGGAATAATTAAACATAATTTGGAACAGAGAAAGCCTTTCAGGAAAATAAAGATAGCCGCATGTCTGCATGTAACCACAGAAACTGCAAACCTTATGATTGCACTTAAATCCGGCGGTGCTGAGATTGCTTTATGTGCTTCAAACCCCTTAAGCACTCAAGATGATGTAGCTGCGTCGCTTGTAAAGGATTACCGGATACCTGTTTTTGCAATCAGGGGTATAGACAAAGACGGGTATTATCACCATATTGAGAGTGTTTTAGACATCAAACCCAATATTACTATGGATGATGGTGCTGATTTAGTATCGACTATTCACACAAATCGAACGGACTTAATTTCTGGTATTATTGGTGGCACAGAAGAAACAACAACAGGAGTAATCCGTTTGAGAGGTATGGAAAATGAGCAAACCTTACAATATCCAGTCATTGCAATAAACGATGCCTTAACAAAGCATCTTTTTGATAATAGATACGGTACTGGACAAAGCACTATAGACGGGCTTTTAAGAGCTACCAATATTTTACTGGCGGGTAAAGTATTTGTAGTTTGTGGATATGGATGGTGCGCAAGAGGAATAGCTTCTAAGGCAAAAGGTATGGGAGCAAGGGTAATTATTACTGAAATAAACCCGCTAAAAGCATTAGAGGCAGTTATGGATGGTTTTGAAGTTGTCCCGATTGAGAAAGCCGCAAAAATTGGTGATATATTTATAACTTCAACTGGTAATAAGGATGTTATTAATAGTAAAAGTATACTTTCAATGAAAGATGGGGCGATTTTAGCTAATGCAGGTCATTTTAATGTAGAAATTGACATTACATCTTTAGAAGAAATATCACTCAGCAAAACAGAAGTAAGAGATAATGTGATGTTATATAACTTGAAAAATGATAAAAAGATATACTTACTGGCTGAAGGAAGACTATTAAACTTATCTGCAGCTGAAGGGCATCCTGCCAGTGTTATGGATATGAGTTTTGCTAATCAAGCCTTATCAATAGAGTATCTTGTAAGCAAAAATAAGGGTATGTTAAAAGGCGTGTATCCTGTACCGACTGATATTGATGAAAAAGTTGCTCTTTTAAAGCTCCAAAGCATGGGTATTAAAATTGATAAATTAACTTCAGCACAAAAAAAATATTTATCTGGTTGGCGGGAAGGTACATAA
- a CDS encoding bifunctional (p)ppGpp synthetase/guanosine-3',5'-bis(diphosphate) 3'-pyrophosphohydrolase, which produces MIDNSIKIETLIKKIKSYNPSSDIDIIWKAYYFSQEAHRNQKRYSGLPYLSHPLEVANILADMNMDAITIVAGLLHDVVEDTHVDLEEIKTQFGDEVAMLVNGVTKLSKISFKTQEERQAENFRKMFLAIAEDIRVILIKLADRLNNMRTLKFMPAPKRLIKAKETLDIYVPIANRLGLNRVKWELEDCSLYNLAPKEYNELAVKVAKSRAEREKYIESIKEKMGEELRKFGIVATIQGRPKNIYSIYKKMQEQDKDFFQIYDLMAIRIICNSIKDCYAALGFLHSIWKPMPGRFKDYIAMPKSNMYQSLHTTVITSEGEPLEVQIRTMEMHRTSEYGIAAHWKYKEKGDSLKDKKFEERLSWLRQILEWQKELKDPREFMENLKIDLLQYEVYTFTPKGDVKVLPLGSTPVDFAYTVHTEIGHKCVGAKVNNKIVPLDRKLNSGDIVEILTSKTSTGPSRDWLKFVKTSSAKTRIKSWFKREVRNENIEKGRGLLSRELDKYKIIWNSDLEEKFNSFSQPMGYTDFDSLLEAIGYKKISPVSLINKILPQEEKKEIQTKEKSEAETVKRIDKGVKIEGVDNILVRFAHCCHPVPGDEIIGYITRGRGVTIHRTECPNLKNISEEEGRLINVEWHKSENDYFPVKIKIISSDRKNIISDVSMILSNFKASIMSINGSANKNGMAFLNLTIEVSTLEHLKEIITRLRSLRAVKEVKRIGKD; this is translated from the coding sequence ATGATAGATAATTCTATCAAAATAGAAACACTAATTAAAAAAATAAAATCCTATAACCCTTCGTCTGATATAGATATTATTTGGAAGGCTTATTATTTTTCCCAGGAAGCTCATCGAAACCAAAAGCGTTATTCAGGTCTGCCATATTTATCCCATCCGTTAGAAGTAGCAAACATTCTTGCGGACATGAATATGGACGCTATAACAATTGTAGCAGGTTTACTACATGATGTTGTTGAAGATACCCATGTTGATCTGGAAGAAATTAAAACGCAATTTGGTGATGAAGTGGCAATGTTAGTGAATGGTGTTACGAAGCTAAGCAAAATATCTTTTAAAACACAAGAAGAAAGACAAGCAGAAAATTTCCGAAAAATGTTTTTGGCAATTGCCGAAGATATTAGAGTAATATTAATTAAACTGGCTGACAGATTAAATAACATGAGGACTCTCAAATTTATGCCTGCTCCAAAAAGGCTAATAAAAGCTAAAGAAACACTTGACATTTATGTACCTATTGCCAATAGATTAGGTTTAAACAGAGTAAAGTGGGAATTAGAGGATTGTTCATTATATAATTTAGCTCCAAAAGAATATAATGAACTTGCTGTGAAGGTAGCTAAGAGTAGGGCAGAAAGAGAAAAATATATAGAGTCAATAAAAGAAAAAATGGGTGAGGAATTGCGCAAATTTGGAATTGTTGCCACAATACAGGGAAGACCAAAAAATATTTATAGTATATATAAAAAAATGCAGGAGCAGGATAAGGATTTTTTTCAAATATATGATTTGATGGCAATAAGAATTATTTGCAATTCAATTAAAGATTGCTATGCTGCACTGGGGTTTTTGCACTCTATCTGGAAACCAATGCCGGGAAGATTTAAAGACTATATAGCTATGCCAAAATCAAATATGTATCAATCTCTGCATACTACTGTTATAACCTCAGAAGGAGAACCTCTTGAAGTACAAATTAGAACCATGGAAATGCATCGTACTTCTGAGTATGGCATCGCAGCTCATTGGAAATATAAAGAAAAAGGAGATAGTCTTAAGGATAAAAAGTTTGAAGAAAGACTATCCTGGTTGAGACAAATTTTAGAGTGGCAAAAAGAATTAAAAGATCCTAGAGAATTCATGGAAAATTTAAAAATAGATTTATTGCAATATGAAGTTTATACTTTTACCCCTAAAGGGGATGTAAAAGTTCTTCCCCTGGGATCAACTCCGGTGGATTTTGCTTATACGGTGCATACTGAGATTGGGCATAAATGTGTTGGAGCTAAAGTAAACAATAAAATAGTTCCATTAGACAGAAAATTGAATAGTGGAGACATTGTCGAGATATTGACTTCCAAAACATCAACCGGTCCAAGCAGGGATTGGTTAAAATTTGTCAAGACATCCAGTGCAAAAACTCGAATTAAATCCTGGTTTAAACGGGAAGTACGTAATGAAAATATTGAAAAAGGCCGTGGATTACTATCAAGGGAACTTGATAAATATAAAATTATCTGGAATTCGGATTTAGAAGAAAAATTTAATAGTTTTTCACAACCAATGGGATACACTGATTTTGATTCCCTGCTTGAAGCTATCGGTTACAAAAAAATAAGCCCGGTTAGTCTTATTAATAAAATATTACCCCAGGAAGAAAAAAAAGAAATTCAAACAAAGGAAAAATCGGAAGCAGAAACAGTAAAAAGAATCGACAAAGGTGTAAAGATTGAGGGAGTAGATAATATATTAGTAAGATTTGCTCATTGTTGTCATCCTGTTCCAGGTGATGAAATTATTGGATATATTACACGAGGGAGAGGGGTTACAATACATCGAACAGAGTGTCCTAATCTTAAAAATATTTCCGAAGAGGAAGGTAGATTGATTAATGTAGAATGGCATAAATCCGAAAATGATTATTTTCCTGTGAAGATTAAAATTATTTCCAGTGACAGGAAAAATATTATATCAGATGTTTCAATGATTCTTTCAAATTTTAAAGCATCTATTATGAGTATTAATGGATCTGCAAATAAAAATGGAATGGCATTTTTGAATTTAACAATAGAAGTAAGTACATTGGAACATTTAAAAGAAATAATTACCCGATTGAGAAGTCTAAGGGCTGTGAAAGAAGTTAAAAGAATCGGAAAGGACTAG
- a CDS encoding MBL fold metallo-hydrolase produces the protein MRNHNFSITKFVLGPISTNCYILACNKTKEAAIIDPAEEDNAIFDKIEDENYSLKYIINTHGHFDHIGGNKILKEKYCAKILIHRSDENMIINPQLYCSFKIGNTYNSPPADKYLEDGMVIKIGEIEISILHTPGHSPGSVSLIVDKNIFTGDTLFANGIGRTDLTGGSMEQIMHSIKEKLKLFNDDYTILPGHGSMSTIGEEMRNNPWLQ, from the coding sequence ATGAGAAATCATAATTTTTCTATAACAAAGTTTGTATTAGGCCCCATTTCAACAAATTGTTATATATTAGCCTGTAATAAAACAAAAGAAGCAGCTATTATTGATCCAGCCGAAGAGGATAATGCAATTTTTGATAAAATAGAAGATGAAAATTATTCACTTAAATACATTATTAATACTCATGGCCATTTTGACCATATTGGTGGAAATAAGATTTTAAAAGAAAAGTATTGTGCAAAAATATTAATTCACCGGTCGGATGAAAATATGATAATTAATCCCCAGCTTTATTGTTCATTTAAAATAGGCAATACATATAATTCACCACCGGCAGATAAGTATTTGGAAGATGGAATGGTAATTAAAATAGGTGAGATTGAAATTTCTATATTACATACACCAGGTCATTCACCGGGAAGTGTATCCCTGATAGTTGATAAGAATATATTCACAGGTGATACTCTTTTTGCTAATGGAATTGGCAGAACAGATTTGACAGGTGGCTCAATGGAGCAAATTATGCATTCAATAAAGGAAAAACTTAAATTATTTAATGATGATTATACTATTCTTCCTGGACATGGATCTATGTCAACTATTGGAGAAGAAATGAGAAATAATCCGTGGTTACAGTAA
- a CDS encoding ComF family protein: MINIKNTWDYITEGMLNLIYPLNCENCGKPIRESKGYGICRDCLKKISYILPPLCYQCGKPFSSLVDFEKKALCSDCSYKKELLYYNRSIAYYEGAIRKSIHLLKYKKQLKLIKPLGELMVKYLLTDDFYNNKKIDLIIPVPLTEREYKKRNFNQSGLLADYIAKYFSIPFGENFLLKNVENLSQVGLTKNERAKNVKNVFSVNPLYKKNIKNILLIDDIYTTGATIESCSKELKKHGIVNVFALTLARGI; this comes from the coding sequence ATGATTAATATAAAAAATACCTGGGATTACATTACTGAAGGAATGCTAAATTTAATATACCCACTTAATTGCGAGAATTGCGGTAAACCGATAAGAGAATCAAAAGGTTATGGAATATGTAGAGATTGTTTAAAAAAGATAAGTTATATTTTACCGCCCTTATGCTACCAATGCGGAAAACCATTTTCATCTCTGGTTGATTTCGAAAAAAAAGCTTTATGTTCGGATTGCAGTTACAAAAAAGAACTGTTATATTATAATCGTTCAATAGCATATTATGAAGGAGCAATCAGAAAATCTATTCATTTGCTAAAATATAAAAAACAACTAAAATTAATTAAACCATTAGGAGAATTAATGGTAAAATATTTATTAACCGATGATTTTTACAATAATAAAAAAATTGATTTAATTATTCCAGTACCTTTAACAGAAAGAGAATACAAAAAAAGGAATTTTAACCAAAGTGGCTTATTAGCTGATTATATTGCAAAATATTTTTCGATTCCTTTTGGGGAAAACTTTTTATTAAAAAATGTTGAAAATCTTTCACAAGTTGGTTTGACAAAGAATGAAAGAGCAAAAAATGTAAAAAATGTTTTTTCTGTTAATCCATTGTACAAAAAGAATATAAAAAATATCCTTTTAATTGATGATATATATACAACAGGTGCAACTATTGAATCGTGTTCAAAAGAATTAAAAAAACACGGAATAGTAAATGTATTTGCTCTAACATTGGCAAGGGGAATATAG
- a CDS encoding adenine phosphoribosyltransferase — translation MDLKSKIRNIPDFPVKGIQFKDITTLLKDKEAYKYCIDSITEHCKSLNIDYIAGIEARGFIIGAPVAYNLNIGFLLIRKKGRLPADVESISYKLEYGENILEIHRDAFKKDDRIMVIDDLLATGGTTLAVFKLIEKLNGKVVGADFIVELEMLHGREKLKGYDVFSLVKYEA, via the coding sequence ATGGATCTAAAGAGTAAAATAAGGAATATCCCTGATTTTCCAGTCAAAGGAATACAATTTAAGGATATTACCACTTTGCTAAAAGATAAAGAGGCTTACAAGTATTGTATAGACAGCATTACTGAACATTGTAAATCTTTAAATATTGATTATATAGCAGGAATCGAAGCCCGTGGTTTTATTATAGGCGCTCCGGTTGCGTATAATCTGAATATAGGTTTCTTATTAATACGAAAAAAAGGTAGATTGCCTGCAGATGTAGAAAGTATTTCATATAAATTGGAATATGGTGAAAACATCTTAGAAATCCATAGGGATGCGTTCAAAAAAGATGATAGAATTATGGTTATAGATGACTTGCTAGCTACTGGTGGTACTACATTAGCAGTATTTAAACTTATTGAAAAATTAAATGGAAAAGTTGTTGGTGCAGACTTTATTGTTGAACTTGAAATGCTGCACGGCAGAGAAAAACTAAAAGGGTATGATGTCTTTTCACTTGTTAAATATGAAGCATAA
- the raiA gene encoding ribosome-associated translation inhibitor RaiA, producing MKLTIKSRNFEVTDTVEEYVKKKMEKLNKYFDQIMDATAMVSAEKNRQIFEVTLQAKKAIIRAEEESNNIYTSIDRVVEKLERQIKKYKSKLYSKSIGEQNKSMDAQLLQDKKDEVASIEDEDIKIVKTKKFVIKPMTSEEASLQMELLGHNFFVFNNEATDQINVIYKRKDGNFGLIEPEV from the coding sequence ATGAAATTAACAATTAAAAGCAGAAATTTTGAGGTAACAGATACTGTAGAGGAATATGTTAAAAAGAAAATGGAAAAATTAAATAAATATTTTGATCAGATTATGGATGCAACTGCGATGGTAAGTGCAGAAAAAAATAGACAAATATTTGAGGTAACTCTTCAGGCAAAAAAGGCAATCATTAGAGCAGAAGAGGAAAGTAATAATATTTATACTTCAATTGATAGAGTTGTTGAAAAACTTGAAAGACAGATAAAAAAGTATAAAAGTAAACTCTATAGCAAATCCATCGGTGAACAAAATAAATCAATGGATGCACAATTATTGCAAGATAAAAAAGATGAAGTTGCTTCCATAGAAGATGAGGATATTAAAATTGTCAAGACAAAAAAGTTTGTAATAAAGCCAATGACTTCTGAAGAAGCAAGTTTACAAATGGAATTGTTAGGCCATAATTTTTTTGTTTTTAACAATGAAGCTACTGATCAAATAAATGTCATATATAAAAGGAAGGATGGTAATTTTGGGTTAATAGAACCTGAAGTATAA